One segment of Stenotrophomonas sp. SAU14A_NAIMI4_8 DNA contains the following:
- a CDS encoding CD225/dispanin family protein, whose product MNQPPPIERPVYIPNHLVWAIVTTLFCCLPLGVVSIVYASQVDGRRAAGDLPGAFSASRKAGWWAVASAVALPVLLLLWFGLFGGLAALGALSDL is encoded by the coding sequence TTGAATCAACCGCCACCTATCGAGCGTCCGGTGTACATCCCCAACCATCTGGTCTGGGCGATCGTGACCACGCTGTTCTGCTGCCTGCCGCTGGGGGTGGTGTCGATTGTCTATGCGTCCCAGGTGGACGGCCGCCGCGCGGCCGGTGATCTGCCGGGGGCCTTCAGTGCGTCGCGCAAGGCGGGCTGGTGGGCGGTGGCTTCGGCCGTCGCACTGCCGGTCCTGTTGCTGTTGTGGTTCGGGCTGTTCGGCGGCTTGGCCGCGCTGGGCGCTCTTTCCGACCTTTGA
- a CDS encoding CD225/dispanin family protein translates to MNTTTPQVPNNLVWAILSTLFCCLPAGIVSIVYAAQVNGKLAAGDIAGARESSEKAKKWAIWSAIAAVVVGILYGILIAVVGVMGGGSSY, encoded by the coding sequence ATGAACACCACCACCCCGCAGGTCCCCAACAATCTGGTCTGGGCCATCCTGTCGACCCTGTTCTGCTGCCTGCCGGCCGGCATCGTGTCGATCGTCTACGCCGCCCAGGTCAACGGCAAGCTGGCCGCTGGCGACATCGCCGGTGCCCGTGAGTCGTCGGAAAAGGCCAAGAAGTGGGCCATCTGGTCGGCCATCGCCGCTGTCGTGGTCGGTATCCTGTACGGCATCCTGATCGCCGTGGTCGGCGTGATGGGCGGCGGCAGCAGCTACTGA
- a CDS encoding DUF2752 domain-containing protein codes for MSVLPARSRLARWAPLLAASGLAAGAAVVLRHVNPYVSGNPLPGCPLYALTGLYCPGCGSTRCLYSLVHFDLPGAMAMNPLLVISLPFLFLMLLNSAGIRPRVLDPLMRVLANPMFWLWLLPGYALLRNLPWAPFTALAPV; via the coding sequence ATGTCCGTCCTTCCCGCACGTTCCCGACTGGCCCGCTGGGCCCCACTGCTGGCCGCTTCCGGCCTGGCCGCGGGTGCCGCCGTGGTGCTGCGCCACGTCAATCCCTATGTCTCGGGCAATCCACTGCCCGGCTGCCCGCTGTATGCACTGACCGGGCTGTACTGCCCCGGCTGCGGCAGCACGCGCTGCCTGTACTCGCTGGTCCACTTCGACCTGCCCGGCGCGATGGCGATGAATCCGCTGCTGGTCATCAGCCTGCCGTTCCTGTTCCTGATGCTGCTCAACAGCGCCGGCATCCGTCCACGCGTGCTGGACCCGCTGATGCGGGTGCTGGCCAACCCGATGTTCTGGCTATGGCTGCTGCCGGGCTACGCGCTGCTGCGCAACCTGCCCTGGGCCCCCTTCACCGCCCTGGCCCCGGTCTAG
- the ampE gene encoding regulatory signaling modulator protein AmpE — MFTTLVAVLVALALGHVAPAAAASLRRFEGFRRWLGWLDAHGGRAWQGPVGVVVALLPPLLLMGLLVWLLSGVLFGLPALLLGVAVLAWCWGPRDLDRDVEAVIDADEASARQAAVRHLQAAGGSLREDVPSLVEATVLNALRRWFAVLFWFLLLGPVGALAYRLLALMAESPMRARVPVEPLALAQRVLSWIEWPVAQLMAFSMALVGNFDTAWKAWRQAHGERLAGGIGFLGAVARASVNAELREDAHDYTEAGLLPVWQRLPDLRDAMSLVWRMLLLWLAVLALLVIAGWVT, encoded by the coding sequence ATGTTCACCACCCTGGTTGCCGTGCTGGTGGCGCTGGCCCTGGGCCATGTTGCCCCGGCCGCTGCCGCTTCACTGCGCCGTTTCGAGGGTTTCCGGCGCTGGCTGGGCTGGTTGGACGCGCATGGCGGGCGGGCCTGGCAGGGGCCGGTCGGGGTGGTGGTGGCATTGCTGCCGCCGCTGCTGCTGATGGGGCTGCTGGTGTGGCTGCTGAGCGGGGTGCTGTTCGGGCTGCCCGCGCTGTTGCTGGGCGTGGCGGTGCTGGCCTGGTGCTGGGGCCCGCGCGATCTGGACCGTGATGTTGAAGCGGTGATCGATGCCGACGAGGCCAGTGCCCGCCAGGCGGCGGTGCGGCACCTGCAGGCCGCTGGTGGCAGCCTGCGCGAGGATGTTCCGTCGCTGGTGGAAGCGACCGTGTTGAATGCACTGCGGCGCTGGTTCGCGGTGCTGTTCTGGTTCCTGTTGCTGGGCCCGGTCGGGGCGTTGGCCTACCGACTGTTGGCGCTGATGGCCGAGAGCCCGATGCGGGCGCGGGTGCCGGTGGAACCGCTGGCCTTGGCGCAGCGCGTGCTGTCGTGGATTGAGTGGCCGGTGGCCCAACTGATGGCGTTTTCGATGGCGCTGGTGGGCAACTTCGATACCGCGTGGAAGGCCTGGCGGCAGGCCCATGGCGAGCGGCTGGCCGGCGGCATCGGTTTCCTGGGCGCGGTTGCGCGAGCCAGCGTGAACGCAGAGCTGCGCGAGGACGCGCACGATTACACCGAAGCGGGGCTGTTGCCGGTGTGGCAGCGGCTGCCGGACCTGCGCGATGCGATGAGTCTGGTGTGGCGCATGCTGCTGCTGTGGCTGGCGGTGCTGGCCCTGCTGGTGATTGCCGGCTGGGTAACGTAG
- the nudC gene encoding NAD(+) diphosphatase, protein MLTTPSPLSGFAFVDEPLERADALRADADALARLWPDARILVLDQDGTAFTDEDDQPLALTGAALGGGPGAAIFLGLREGQAWFGVDAAQVSVTAPRRLDLRQAALLWTVADATAFSYARGMSYWQSRTRFCGVCGSAVAFARGGFVGRCPQCATEHYPRVDPAVIVAVENQGRLLLGRQANWAPRRYSVLAGFVEPGETFEQTVAREVHEESKVRVIAAQYLGSQPWPFPGALMVGFRAQAHDDVPTVDGELEDARWFTVDEVGAALARDVEDDGQGIRLSPPISISRGLIEHWYRQQRG, encoded by the coding sequence ATGCTTACGACTCCTTCGCCGCTTTCCGGTTTCGCCTTCGTGGACGAACCGCTGGAGCGCGCCGATGCCCTGCGCGCCGATGCCGATGCACTGGCGCGCCTGTGGCCGGATGCGCGCATTCTTGTGCTGGACCAGGACGGCACGGCCTTCACCGATGAGGATGACCAGCCCCTGGCGCTGACCGGCGCCGCACTGGGCGGCGGGCCGGGTGCGGCGATCTTCCTTGGCCTGCGCGAGGGCCAGGCGTGGTTCGGCGTGGATGCCGCGCAGGTCAGCGTGACCGCGCCGCGGCGGCTGGACCTGCGACAGGCGGCGTTGTTGTGGACGGTGGCCGATGCCACGGCCTTCAGCTACGCGCGCGGCATGTCGTACTGGCAGTCGCGCACGCGCTTCTGCGGTGTCTGCGGCAGTGCGGTGGCCTTCGCCCGCGGTGGCTTCGTCGGCCGTTGCCCGCAGTGCGCCACCGAACACTACCCACGGGTGGACCCGGCGGTGATCGTGGCCGTGGAAAACCAGGGCCGGCTGCTGCTGGGTCGGCAGGCCAACTGGGCGCCGCGCCGCTATTCGGTGCTGGCCGGGTTCGTCGAGCCGGGCGAAACGTTTGAACAGACCGTGGCCCGTGAAGTGCACGAGGAGAGCAAGGTGCGCGTGATCGCCGCGCAGTACCTGGGCTCGCAACCGTGGCCGTTCCCCGGCGCGCTGATGGTTGGCTTCCGCGCGCAGGCGCACGACGATGTGCCCACCGTGGATGGCGAGCTGGAGGATGCGCGCTGGTTCACGGTCGATGAAGTGGGCGCGGCACTGGCGCGCGACGTGGAAGACGACGGCCAGGGCATCCGTCTTTCGCCGCCGATCTCGATCTCGCGTGGCCTGATCGAACACTGGTACCGACAGCAGCGCGGCTGA